Sequence from the Streptomyces peucetius genome:
CACCGAGGTACGCCTCCCGGATCCTGGAGTCCGCCAGCAGCTCCGCCGACGGACCCGACATGGCGACCGCCCCCGTCTCCAGGACATAGCCGCGGTTCGCCAGCGCCAGAGCCTGAGTGGCGTTCTGCTCGACGAGCAGCACCGTCGTGCCCTGCTTGTTGATCTCCTCGACGATGTCGAAGATTTGCTGCACGATCAACGGCGCCAGACCCATCGACGGCTCGTCCAGCAGCAGCAGCTCCGGCTTGCCCATCAGGGCACGGCCGATCGCCAGCATCTGCTGTTCACCGCCCGACAAGGTGCCGGCGAGCTGGGAGCGCCGTTCGGCCAGACGCGGGAAGAGAGTGAACACCCGGTCCATCTCGGCCGCGTCGGGCGACCTGAAGCGGTAGGCGCCCATCTCCAGGTTCTCTCGCACCGTCATCCGCGAGAAGACCCGGCGACCCTCCGGCACATGGTTGATGCCGAACCGCACCAGCTCGTGCGACTTGATGCCGTCGATGCGCTCGTCGTGCAGCCGCACCTCGCCGTGGCGAGGCTGGAGCATGCCGGAGATCGTGCGCAGCGTCGTCGTCTTCCCGGCGCCGTTGCCGCCGAGCAGGGCGACGATCTCACCCTTGCGGACCGTCAGGTCGATGCCCTTGATCGCCTCGACGGCGCCGTAGAACACCCGGACGCCGCGGAGTTCGAGCAGCGTGTCCTGCGAAGCACCGGCACCGCCGGCGCCCTTCTCGAGTTCGGTCGTCGTGCTCACT
This genomic interval carries:
- a CDS encoding ABC transporter ATP-binding protein → MLELRGVRVFYGAVEAIKGIDLTVRKGEIVALLGGNGAGKTTTLRTISGMLQPRHGEVRLHDERIDGIKSHELVRFGINHVPEGRRVFSRMTVRENLEMGAYRFRSPDAAEMDRVFTLFPRLAERRSQLAGTLSGGEQQMLAIGRALMGKPELLLLDEPSMGLAPLIVQQIFDIVEEINKQGTTVLLVEQNATQALALANRGYVLETGAVAMSGPSAELLADSRIREAYLGEGAA